The following coding sequences are from one Candidatus Thermoplasmatota archaeon window:
- the hdrB gene encoding CoB--CoM heterodisulfide reductase subunit B: MAKYSLFLGCIAPLRYPGIETATVEVAKALDIDMDILDKTSCCPAPGVFRSFDQDTWLAIGARNLSLAEEKGTEIVTICNGCFGSLWEVADKIEHDEKKKEYANSILKEIGREYKGGVKVRQFAELLYTDVGLDAISAKVTNKLDHIKAAVHYGCHYFKPDIVKKIDNRERPNTLDELVEVTGATSVDYRNKNACCGAGGGVRARAKEVAQAMTDQKLEAMKQSGANCIVDICPFCHLQFDQGQGGLGTSFPVIHLSQLYVMAFGLDEGKNGFDAHAVPVKF; the protein is encoded by the coding sequence ATGGCGAAGTACAGTCTCTTTCTCGGATGTATCGCGCCTCTTAGGTACCCGGGCATTGAAACCGCCACCGTGGAAGTGGCGAAAGCTCTGGACATTGACATGGACATCCTCGACAAGACCTCCTGTTGCCCCGCACCGGGAGTGTTCCGAAGCTTCGATCAGGACACTTGGCTTGCCATTGGCGCAAGGAACCTCTCGCTTGCGGAAGAGAAGGGAACCGAGATCGTGACGATATGCAACGGCTGCTTCGGTTCGTTGTGGGAAGTGGCCGACAAGATCGAGCACGATGAGAAAAAGAAGGAGTACGCGAACTCGATCCTCAAGGAAATCGGAAGGGAATACAAGGGCGGAGTGAAGGTAAGACAGTTCGCAGAGCTCCTCTACACGGATGTCGGTCTCGATGCGATATCCGCCAAGGTGACGAACAAGCTGGACCACATCAAGGCCGCGGTACACTACGGCTGTCACTACTTCAAACCCGATATCGTCAAGAAAATCGACAACAGGGAGAGACCGAACACCCTGGACGAACTTGTCGAGGTAACGGGAGCGACCAGCGTGGACTACAGGAACAAGAACGCGTGTTGCGGCGCCGGCGGTGGTGTCAGAGCCCGAGCGAAGGAAGTCGCGCAGGCGATGACGGACCAGAAGCTCGAGGCTATGAAGCAGTCAGGCGCCAACTGCATAGTCGATATCTGTCCCTTCTGCCATCTTCAGTTCGATCAGGGTCAAGGCGGGCTCGGAACATCGTTTCCCGTGATCCACCTG